The following are encoded together in the Phaseolus vulgaris cultivar G19833 chromosome 9, P. vulgaris v2.0, whole genome shotgun sequence genome:
- the LOC137823061 gene encoding ATP synthase subunit b', chloroplastic, with protein sequence MANMIMASTKPLVPICTNSRTPTSKLPIIQISLPKVPTLKLKLPISKPQMLSLLGGIAPLVLTQPSLASEIEKAALFDFNLTLPIIMAEVLFLMVALDKIWFTPLGKFMDERDAAIREKLSSVKDTSSEVKQLEEKANAVMAAARAEIAAALNAMKKETQAEVEEKIAEGRKKVEAELQEALANLERQKEETIKSLDSQIADLSQEIVKKVLPIA encoded by the coding sequence ATGGCAAACATGATTATGGCTTCCACCAAACCTTTGGTTCCAATCTGCACCAATTCTCGTACTCCCACATCCAAACTTCCTATTATCCAAATTTCACTCCCCAAAGTTCCAACCCTGAAACTGAAACTCCCAATTTCAAAGCCCCAGATGCTATCCCTCCTGGGCGGAATTGCACCACTGGTTTTGACTCAGCCCTCCCTCGCAAGCGAAATAGAGAAAGCTGCACTATTCGACTTCAACCTGACCCTGCCCATCATAATGGCGGAGGTTCTGTTCCTGATGGTTGCCCTGGACAAGATATGGTTCACCCCCCTTGGTAAATTCATGGACGAGAGGGACGCGGCGATCAGGGAGAAGCTGAGCAGCGTGAAGGACACGTCGTCGGAGGTGAAGCAGTTGGAGGAGAAGGCGAATGCCGTGATGGCGGCTGCTCGGGCGGAGATAGCGGCGGCGCTGAACGCGATGAAGAAGGAGACGCAGGCTGAGGTTGAGGAAAAGATTGCGGAGGGGAGGAAGAAAGTGGAGGCTGAGCTGCAGGAGGCTCTGGCTAACTTGGAGAGGCAAAAGGAAGAAACCATCAAGTCTCTTGATTCCCAGATTGCAGATCTTAGCCAGGAGATTGTTAAAAAGGTTCTTCCCATTGCTTAA
- the LOC137823059 gene encoding uncharacterized protein, with product MDDNRAFVMHMGERSLMIVSNGRHRRSPSTSHIDHNFSYYRFPSETLNLSIIKLDASSFRVEVANEATVAELKQAVEAIFAHVPLKAPGKILWPLVWRQFCLSYQGHKLVTETDYLRDYGIKDGDQLHFVHHISDTCSYQTKQSKKRAFNLKQHKRSSSHELNRHQQKEHNDDDDDIGLSGIVIENGKIQNCNAEEIRGGKSWLSRFLGGGLSSHGRLPVVRITSTEGRICCSMIARFIVDSFRKIRRILRHWRRLHYSRRSTWREF from the exons ATGGATGACAATCGAGCCTTCGTGATGCATATGGGTGAGAGAAGCTTGATGATTGTTTCCAACGGAAGGCATCGCCGATCACCCAGCACGAGCCACATAGACCACAATTTTTCCTACTACAGGTTTCCTTCCGAAACGCTCAACCTCTCCATCATCAAATTGGACGCCTCTTCCTTCC GCGTTGAAGTTGCAAATGAAGCAACTGTTGCAGAACTCAAGCAGGCCGTGGAGGCGATTTTCGCTCACGTGCCTCTGAAGGCCCCGGGGAAAATATTGTG GCCACTTGTTTGGCGGCAATTTTGCTTATCCTATCAAGGACACAAATTAGTTACAGAAACGGATTACCTTCGAGATTATGGCATCAAGGATGGTGACCAG CTTCATTTCGTGCACCATATATCTGACACTTGCAGTTACCAGACTAAGCAGTCAAAGAAACGAGCTTTCAATTTGAAACAACACAAGAG GTCATCGTCTCATGAACTGAATAGACATCAACAGAAAGAACATAACGATGACGACGACGACATTGGTTTGAGTGGTATAGTCATAGAGAATGGGAAGATCCAGAATTGCAATGCAGAAGAAATTCGAGGAGGAAAGAGCTGGTTATCTCGTTTTTTGGGGGGAGGACTATCCTCACACGGCCGTCTGCCAGTTGTGAGAATAACGAGCACTGAGGGTAGGATTTGCTGCTCAATGATAGCCAGATTTATTGTGGACAGTTTTAGAAAAATTAGAAGAATTCTACGCCATTGGAGGAGGCTGCATTACTCTCGGAGATCCACATGGAGAGAATTTTGA